Proteins from a genomic interval of Streptomyces sp. NBC_01445:
- a CDS encoding GAP family protein: MGAVLGDVLGFAAAVAISPLPIIAIILILATPRGRLNGPLFTVGWILGLSALGAVMLAIASPAGASAHNHPATWVGALKLALGVLLVLFGARQWHRRPKDPSQAQLPKWMGAIDRLTPVKVFGLGLALAALNAKNAPLTIAAAASIGSAGLPVGQQIASLAIFVLIATLGLLAPLGVFLLGGERAKTTLGNWKDWAAQHNVAVMAVLFLVLGLKLLGDGIGILTH, translated from the coding sequence ATGGGCGCAGTTCTCGGTGACGTGCTGGGTTTTGCGGCCGCCGTCGCGATCAGCCCGCTCCCGATCATCGCCATCATCCTCATACTCGCCACACCTCGGGGACGTCTCAACGGACCCCTCTTCACCGTCGGCTGGATCCTGGGACTCTCGGCACTGGGCGCGGTAATGCTGGCAATCGCTTCTCCCGCAGGGGCCTCCGCCCACAATCACCCGGCCACCTGGGTGGGAGCCCTCAAGCTCGCTCTGGGCGTACTCCTCGTCCTCTTCGGCGCCCGGCAATGGCACCGGCGCCCGAAGGATCCCTCACAGGCCCAGCTGCCGAAGTGGATGGGTGCGATCGACCGCCTCACGCCGGTCAAGGTCTTCGGACTCGGACTGGCCCTGGCCGCGCTCAACGCCAAGAACGCCCCGCTGACCATCGCCGCGGCCGCCTCCATCGGCTCAGCCGGGCTGCCGGTCGGGCAGCAGATCGCATCGCTGGCCATCTTCGTCCTGATCGCCACCCTCGGCCTGCTGGCCCCACTGGGAGTCTTCCTGCTCGGGGGAGAGCGAGCGAAGACCACACTCGGCAACTGGAAAGACTGGGCAGCTCAGCACAACGTCGCCGTGATGGCGGTCCTGTTCCTCGTCCTCGGGCTGAAACTGCTCGGAGACGGCATCGGCATCCTCACCCACTGA
- a CDS encoding ester cyclase: MDSRRMSELAQALATAKSRQDVPAAMELFHRDMVLDAPAFGTRAQGRAANEKALTGFFASFPDYQVALEGHAADGDALVCWGTVKMTMTGDRFGVHPNGRRAELPVFIQFAFKDGLIAGERFFFDLSELCAQSGVSTDAVRRKLFGTAAFAPSTPGIEPIQR; the protein is encoded by the coding sequence TTGGACAGCCGTCGAATGTCTGAGCTGGCGCAGGCGTTGGCCACCGCAAAGAGCCGGCAGGACGTGCCCGCAGCCATGGAGCTCTTCCACCGGGACATGGTCCTGGACGCCCCGGCTTTCGGGACGAGGGCTCAAGGCCGGGCCGCGAACGAAAAGGCGCTGACCGGGTTCTTCGCCTCCTTCCCTGACTACCAGGTCGCTCTCGAAGGCCACGCTGCCGACGGCGACGCACTGGTCTGCTGGGGGACGGTGAAGATGACGATGACGGGTGACCGGTTCGGCGTGCACCCCAACGGCAGACGAGCCGAGTTGCCGGTGTTCATTCAGTTCGCCTTCAAGGACGGCCTGATCGCAGGCGAGCGATTCTTCTTCGATCTGTCGGAGCTCTGTGCACAGTCAGGCGTCTCGACGGACGCGGTCAGGCGAAAGCTGTTCGGAACAGCCGCGTTCGCGCCCTCCACTCCTGGGATCGAACCAATTCAAAGGTGA
- a CDS encoding glutamate decarboxylase, with the protein MTKGDEAALFGNRFLTVPAPSETFPEEGMAATDAMRLLDVDLAMEGDPQRNLATFVTTWMEPEAQRIIAENLHRNFIDHAEYPISAEIEQRCVRMLADLFNAPGRTTGCRTQGSSEAIMLGALSLKWKWRKRRQAANLSVDRPNLIFGGDVHVVWEKFCRYFDVEPRIVPLAEGKYTIGPEDVEPLLDENTIGVVAVLGTTFTGHKDDVVGIDKLLRDVRKERDLDIPIHVDGASGAFVWPFLYPDSKWDFRLEQVRSINVSGHKYGLVYPGIGWLVFREESDLPKDLVFLENYLGKTDATFTLNFSTGASMMLAQYYNFVRLGRQGYTYVMKMLQENAHALADNLRSSGRFEVIGSDLEQLPLVAFRLAGKHAYDESDVAWQLAAERGWMVPAYTLPPNAEGVKIMRALVKETLSREQIDRLSQDIDDACRTLDDKGATHEIERAQVKRGTGY; encoded by the coding sequence ATGACTAAGGGTGATGAAGCAGCCCTGTTCGGCAACCGATTCCTGACCGTGCCCGCTCCCTCGGAGACCTTCCCCGAGGAAGGCATGGCTGCGACGGACGCAATGAGGCTGCTGGATGTGGACCTCGCCATGGAGGGTGACCCGCAGCGTAATCTCGCCACGTTTGTCACCACGTGGATGGAGCCGGAGGCGCAGCGGATCATCGCCGAGAATCTCCACCGCAATTTCATCGACCATGCGGAGTACCCGATTTCCGCCGAGATCGAGCAGCGTTGCGTGCGCATGCTCGCCGACCTCTTCAACGCGCCGGGCAGGACCACCGGATGTCGGACCCAGGGCTCGTCCGAGGCGATCATGCTCGGGGCGCTGTCGCTGAAGTGGAAGTGGCGGAAGCGCCGCCAGGCGGCCAATCTGTCGGTAGACCGACCCAACTTGATCTTCGGCGGGGACGTCCACGTCGTGTGGGAGAAGTTCTGCCGCTACTTCGACGTCGAGCCGCGGATCGTGCCGCTTGCCGAGGGCAAGTACACGATCGGCCCGGAGGACGTGGAGCCTCTCCTCGACGAGAACACGATCGGCGTCGTGGCCGTCCTCGGCACCACGTTCACCGGCCACAAGGACGACGTCGTCGGGATCGACAAGCTCCTGCGGGACGTCCGCAAGGAGCGGGACCTCGACATCCCGATCCACGTCGACGGAGCCAGTGGCGCATTCGTGTGGCCCTTCCTCTACCCGGACTCGAAGTGGGACTTCCGGCTCGAGCAGGTCCGTTCGATCAACGTCTCGGGACACAAGTACGGCCTGGTCTACCCCGGCATCGGCTGGCTGGTCTTCCGCGAGGAGTCCGACCTGCCCAAGGATCTCGTGTTCCTCGAGAACTACTTGGGCAAGACCGACGCGACGTTCACCCTGAACTTCTCCACCGGCGCGTCGATGATGCTCGCGCAGTACTACAACTTCGTCCGGCTCGGTCGCCAGGGCTACACCTACGTCATGAAGATGTTGCAGGAGAACGCCCACGCGCTGGCGGACAACCTGCGGAGCAGCGGCCGCTTCGAAGTGATCGGGAGCGACCTCGAGCAGCTGCCGCTGGTGGCTTTCCGTCTCGCCGGCAAGCACGCCTACGACGAGTCCGACGTCGCCTGGCAACTCGCGGCCGAGCGCGGCTGGATGGTGCCGGCGTACACGCTCCCGCCCAACGCGGAGGGGGTGAAGATCATGCGTGCCCTGGTCAAGGAGACCCTGAGCCGCGAGCAGATCGATCGCCTGAGCCAGGACATTGACGACGCGTGTCGCACGTTGGACGACAAGGGTGCGACCCATGAGATCGAGCGGGCCCAGGTCAAGCGCGGCACGGGCTACTGA
- a CDS encoding heparin lyase I family protein, giving the protein MVTTTLCAGALAVPFLLSQAQDADAQMTSRGAPGVAQDAAEALRVDYESGTLNSGVEGLTTTHATAPDASGVVQPGHAGSYAVQHKVTLGDPAYESNGAPRSESATDLLEAGQFNVGDVQRYEFSVLLKDWKPYEPGDSESGDIIFQGKYAGGNVPAFYLMTKRNEVAFRSPHLNKQTTVVPDLRPYINKWMNFRVDARWTTDETGYFKVSAQLPGQSGYRPVVSYENVRTYQPVNPADHGYIKWGLYRPSESIENGDVPTRIVQHDDIRIFDLS; this is encoded by the coding sequence ATGGTTACCACGACACTCTGCGCGGGAGCGCTGGCCGTTCCTTTCCTGCTGTCGCAGGCCCAGGACGCTGATGCGCAAATGACCTCGCGCGGCGCGCCGGGGGTCGCACAGGACGCCGCGGAAGCGCTTCGGGTGGACTACGAGAGCGGAACCCTGAACTCTGGGGTCGAAGGCCTGACCACCACACACGCGACAGCACCGGACGCGTCCGGCGTCGTGCAGCCCGGGCACGCAGGCTCGTACGCGGTCCAGCACAAGGTGACGCTCGGCGATCCGGCGTACGAGTCCAACGGTGCGCCGCGCAGCGAGAGCGCGACGGACCTGCTTGAAGCAGGGCAGTTCAACGTGGGCGACGTGCAGCGCTACGAGTTCAGTGTGCTGCTCAAGGACTGGAAGCCGTACGAGCCGGGAGACAGCGAGTCGGGCGACATCATCTTCCAGGGCAAGTACGCGGGCGGCAATGTCCCGGCGTTCTACCTCATGACGAAGCGCAACGAGGTCGCCTTCCGGTCGCCGCACCTGAACAAGCAGACGACGGTCGTGCCGGATCTCCGTCCCTACATCAACAAGTGGATGAACTTCCGCGTGGACGCGCGCTGGACCACCGACGAGACGGGCTACTTCAAGGTCTCCGCGCAGCTCCCGGGGCAGTCCGGATACAGGCCGGTTGTCTCGTACGAGAACGTGCGTACCTACCAGCCGGTGAATCCGGCCGACCACGGCTACATCAAGTGGGGGCTCTACCGTCCCTCGGAATCGATCGAGAACGGCGACGTACCCACGCGGATCGTCCAGCACGACGACATCCGCATCTTCGACCTGTCATGA
- a CDS encoding DUF3237 domain-containing protein produces the protein MAADARLKDIDEIKTTHLFDMAVDLDPRLDIGPGPLGRRVLFGSAGGTFEGPRLRGEVLPGGGDWTLFRPDGVMTLDVRLTLRTYDGDLLHMTYGGRWVTPPELRADMADPATRHRVDPARYYFRTNPLFETGAKRYAWLNDVVCVGSGYLIEGGIAYKISQVV, from the coding sequence ATGGCTGCAGACGCTCGGCTGAAAGACATCGACGAGATCAAGACGACGCATCTCTTCGACATGGCCGTGGACTTGGACCCGCGGCTGGACATCGGCCCCGGCCCGTTGGGCCGACGGGTCCTCTTCGGCTCCGCCGGAGGGACGTTCGAGGGGCCGAGGCTACGCGGAGAGGTGCTCCCCGGGGGTGGGGACTGGACGCTGTTCCGCCCCGACGGGGTGATGACGCTCGACGTCCGGCTGACATTGCGGACGTACGACGGCGACCTGCTGCACATGACCTACGGCGGCCGCTGGGTAACCCCACCCGAACTGCGGGCCGACATGGCCGATCCCGCCACGAGGCACCGAGTCGACCCCGCCCGCTATTACTTCCGGACAAACCCCCTCTTCGAAACGGGGGCGAAGCGATACGCATGGCTGAACGACGTCGTCTGCGTGGGCTCGGGGTATCTGATCGAAGGCGGAATCGCGTACAAGATCTCACAAGTTGTGTGA
- a CDS encoding Dyp-type peroxidase: MNTAASSSAASVRVEIDDVQSGALRPRPVPYEGKFIFLRVDDRHAGRALLRRLLPVTAGGLPSVDPSRDAWVAVAFTYQGLRALGVPQESLDSFPRAFREGMAARAELIGDVGESAAAHWEAPFGTGDVHIALSALSSDAAQLDKELERARVAYEDTPGVQVIWQQEVHQLPTGRTTFGFRDGISHPNIEGVGLPGSNPQEVPIKAGEFILGYPDETGNLPPMPSPDVLGRNGTYAAVRKVHTNVAAWRQYLRANTSSAEEEALLAAKMVGRWPSGAPLTLTPEHDDPELAADPHRVNNFLYRENDDRGLRCPAGAHIRRTNPRDSTIIGDARMHRLIRRGTTYGPPLPEGVLEDDGADRGLVGVFLGAHLERQFEFIKAEWVNDGNFIGYPGEKDPVAGHHGGTGSVTIPEKPVRRRLKNLPSFVVTRGGEYCFVPGLRALRWLAELED; this comes from the coding sequence ATGAACACGGCGGCAAGTAGCAGCGCAGCCAGCGTGCGCGTCGAGATCGACGACGTCCAAAGCGGGGCACTGCGTCCACGGCCGGTGCCGTACGAGGGGAAGTTCATCTTCCTGCGCGTCGATGACCGCCACGCCGGGCGTGCCCTGCTGCGGCGACTGCTCCCGGTGACCGCGGGTGGCCTGCCCAGCGTGGACCCGAGCCGGGATGCCTGGGTGGCTGTGGCGTTCACCTACCAGGGCCTGAGGGCCCTGGGGGTGCCCCAGGAGTCGCTGGACAGCTTTCCGCGGGCGTTTCGTGAGGGGATGGCCGCGCGGGCGGAGCTGATCGGTGACGTGGGTGAGAGTGCCGCGGCCCACTGGGAGGCACCGTTCGGAACGGGCGATGTGCACATCGCGTTGAGCGCCCTGTCTTCCGATGCGGCCCAGCTGGACAAGGAACTGGAGCGGGCCCGTGTCGCCTACGAGGACACGCCCGGTGTCCAGGTGATCTGGCAGCAGGAGGTCCACCAGCTCCCGACCGGGCGCACCACCTTCGGCTTCCGCGACGGCATCAGCCATCCGAACATCGAGGGCGTCGGACTGCCCGGCTCCAACCCGCAGGAAGTTCCCATCAAGGCCGGCGAGTTCATCCTCGGTTACCCCGACGAAACGGGCAATCTGCCGCCCATGCCCAGCCCCGATGTGCTGGGGCGCAACGGGACCTACGCGGCCGTGCGCAAGGTCCACACCAACGTGGCGGCCTGGCGGCAGTACCTGCGCGCGAACACCTCCAGCGCCGAGGAGGAGGCGCTCCTGGCGGCGAAGATGGTGGGGCGCTGGCCCAGCGGGGCGCCGCTGACGCTGACACCGGAGCACGACGACCCGGAGCTGGCGGCCGATCCGCACCGCGTCAACAACTTCCTGTACCGGGAGAACGACGATCGCGGCCTCCGGTGCCCTGCCGGTGCGCACATCCGGCGCACCAACCCCCGAGATTCCACCATCATCGGCGACGCACGGATGCACCGCCTCATCCGCCGCGGCACCACCTACGGCCCGCCGCTGCCGGAGGGCGTACTGGAGGACGACGGCGCCGACCGCGGCCTGGTCGGGGTCTTTCTAGGAGCCCATCTGGAACGGCAGTTCGAGTTCATCAAGGCCGAGTGGGTCAACGACGGCAACTTCATCGGCTATCCCGGCGAGAAGGACCCGGTAGCCGGGCACCACGGCGGAACCGGAAGCGTCACCATCCCGGAGAAGCCGGTCCGGCGCCGCCTGAAGAACCTGCCCAGCTTCGTGGTCACCCGGGGCGGTGAGTACTGCTTCGTGCCGGGTCTGCGCGCCTTGCGCTGGCTTGCCGAACTGGAGGACTGA
- a CDS encoding catalase family protein, protein MAAQFVPYTPDVEDDDPHFDRNVQTVIEKTEAYITESVTAGGTGRALRDAHAKGYGLVRGEVEILGGLPPEYAQGIYATPGTHDALIRFSNGSPHAGADARLGAATGLALKIFDIPGPTLLEDEPDAGTFDYANINGPIFFCNTVEHYLFIQELFLNAPAYFSQGRPGVHRFFTEFVTGKGTLDQDNWAWDEFLAFLRLSKTPPANLLLSSYWTMGAVRHGDYIAKVRITPDPSFAAAVVRRDIDPTSAAEVFRPALVAELQERPYAFDIQVQLCTDLERMPVEDTTVEWPEQLSPPVTVAKLRLPQQDISSPENLEKMDALSFTPWRVTAEHAPLGNIMRARKEVYRQSSIARHKLNKQPRTEPRSADEVLGPA, encoded by the coding sequence ATGGCAGCACAGTTCGTCCCCTACACGCCGGACGTCGAAGACGACGACCCGCACTTCGACCGCAACGTGCAGACGGTGATCGAAAAGACCGAGGCCTACATCACCGAGTCGGTCACCGCTGGTGGCACCGGCCGGGCCCTCCGCGACGCCCATGCCAAGGGCTACGGGCTGGTCCGCGGGGAAGTGGAGATCCTGGGCGGGCTTCCCCCCGAGTACGCCCAAGGCATCTACGCGACTCCGGGAACCCACGATGCGCTCATCCGCTTCTCCAACGGCTCGCCTCACGCCGGAGCCGACGCGCGACTGGGTGCCGCCACCGGACTGGCACTGAAGATCTTCGACATCCCCGGCCCGACCCTGCTGGAAGACGAACCGGACGCGGGCACCTTCGACTACGCCAACATCAACGGACCGATCTTCTTCTGCAACACGGTCGAGCACTACCTGTTCATCCAGGAACTGTTCCTGAACGCGCCGGCCTACTTCTCCCAGGGCCGACCCGGCGTGCATCGTTTCTTCACCGAGTTCGTGACCGGAAAGGGAACGCTGGACCAGGACAACTGGGCGTGGGACGAGTTCCTGGCCTTCCTGCGTCTGTCGAAGACCCCTCCGGCAAACCTGCTGCTGTCGAGCTACTGGACGATGGGCGCGGTCCGGCACGGGGACTACATCGCCAAGGTGCGCATCACCCCCGATCCGTCCTTCGCCGCCGCGGTCGTCCGGCGCGACATCGACCCGACCTCGGCGGCGGAGGTCTTCCGACCGGCCCTGGTGGCCGAGTTGCAGGAGCGGCCCTACGCCTTCGACATCCAGGTCCAGCTCTGCACCGATCTGGAGCGCATGCCAGTGGAGGACACCACCGTGGAGTGGCCCGAGCAGCTCTCGCCGCCCGTCACCGTGGCCAAACTGCGACTGCCGCAGCAGGACATCTCCAGCCCGGAAAACCTGGAAAAGATGGACGCGCTGTCCTTCACGCCCTGGCGGGTCACCGCCGAGCACGCGCCCCTGGGCAACATCATGCGGGCCCGCAAGGAGGTCTACCGGCAATCCTCCATCGCGCGCCACAAGCTCAACAAGCAGCCGCGCACGGAGCCCCGCAGCGCCGATGAGGTACTCGGCCCGGCCTGA
- a CDS encoding DUF6381 family protein yields the protein MSVAGESGDRAQQMRAQVQKIEQAAERASDPAERQRLKDKARRIEEQSKKESEPGRGGVDPM from the coding sequence ATGAGCGTTGCAGGCGAATCCGGCGACCGTGCCCAGCAGATGCGTGCCCAGGTGCAGAAGATCGAGCAGGCCGCGGAGCGTGCCTCTGACCCGGCGGAGCGTCAGCGGCTGAAGGACAAGGCCCGCCGGATCGAGGAGCAGAGCAAGAAGGAGAGCGAGCCGGGCCGCGGGGGCGTCGACCCCATGTGA
- a CDS encoding TetR/AcrR family transcriptional regulator, with the protein MTPPSARAPRSDALTNRARILEVAGEAFAASSGASMTGIAKQAGVGVGTLYRHFPTREALIVELYHHEIQKVIDLAHALAADLPPLDALRRWFEEVSRYGRLKYGVSEVIHAATNGGLDDKNYEPFLGAIAVLLDAGSASGDLKPGTDPQDVLLQLSVLWRIPPGEDCEVRAARILDLILDGLRTRPADS; encoded by the coding sequence ATGACCCCACCTTCTGCCCGCGCCCCCCGCTCCGACGCGCTGACCAACCGGGCCCGCATCCTCGAGGTCGCCGGTGAAGCCTTCGCCGCGTCCTCGGGGGCCTCCATGACGGGCATCGCCAAGCAGGCCGGGGTCGGGGTGGGGACGTTGTACCGGCACTTCCCCACCCGCGAGGCATTGATCGTGGAGCTCTACCACCACGAGATCCAGAAGGTCATCGACCTCGCCCACGCCCTCGCGGCCGATCTGCCCCCTCTCGATGCCCTGCGCCGCTGGTTCGAGGAAGTCTCCCGATACGGGAGGCTCAAGTACGGCGTCTCCGAGGTCATTCACGCGGCGACCAACGGGGGCCTCGACGACAAGAACTATGAACCCTTCCTCGGAGCCATCGCCGTCCTGCTCGACGCCGGCAGCGCGTCCGGCGACCTCAAACCGGGCACCGACCCGCAGGACGTGCTCCTCCAGCTCAGCGTCCTGTGGCGTATCCCGCCCGGCGAGGACTGCGAGGTCCGCGCTGCCCGCATCCTGGACCTCATCCTCGACGGACTGAGAACCCGGCCCGCCGACTCCTGA